Proteins encoded in a region of the Moritella marina ATCC 15381 genome:
- a CDS encoding fumarylacetoacetate hydrolase family protein translates to MDTLYQHQALNNDKLSLPVGKIVCIGRNYLDHIRELGNEVPEQALLFIKPATSLVALDKPLPLPVNLGGCHNELELALLIKSPITKGTPIVLAELIWGVGLGLDLTLRDLQASLKSQGHPWERAKAFDKACPISSFVPFAEFDDLNNIDFTLTVNKQVRQQGCTANMMRSIESLLTEITSCFTLLPGDIVLTGTPAGVGVLNSGDKLALTLANRYKFGCKFI, encoded by the coding sequence ATGGACACGCTTTATCAGCACCAAGCACTAAATAACGACAAATTATCACTGCCTGTTGGCAAAATTGTCTGTATTGGCCGTAATTACCTTGATCACATACGTGAGCTTGGTAATGAGGTACCAGAACAAGCTTTACTGTTTATCAAGCCTGCAACATCATTAGTTGCACTGGATAAACCGTTACCACTACCTGTTAATTTAGGTGGGTGTCACAATGAGCTAGAGTTGGCGTTATTAATTAAGTCGCCTATTACCAAAGGTACACCAATTGTGCTTGCAGAATTAATTTGGGGTGTTGGCTTAGGGCTTGATCTTACTTTACGTGATTTACAAGCGTCACTAAAGTCCCAAGGGCATCCTTGGGAAAGAGCTAAAGCATTCGATAAAGCCTGTCCGATATCGTCCTTTGTACCGTTTGCTGAATTTGACGACCTGAATAATATTGACTTTACGTTAACGGTTAATAAACAGGTTCGACAGCAGGGGTGTACTGCAAATATGATGCGTTCGATAGAGTCATTGTTAACTGAAATTACATCATGCTTTACCTTGTTACCTGGGGATATAGTATTAACAGGTACGCCAGCGGGTGTCGGGGTGTTAAATTCTGGCGATAAGCTTGCATTAACACTAGCAAACCGTTATAAGTTCGGCTGCAAGTTCATTTAG
- a CDS encoding YcgN family cysteine cluster protein, protein MVEKFWQTKTLAKMTEAEWESLCDGCGKCCLHKIIEDESEEIHFTNVACELLNTKTCRCKKYEKRFKYVSDCFKVTLDDIEAFHWLPETCAYKRLLEGNDIPEWHPLLTGSQSEMHKLGYSIRGKAVAESQAGDLEDHIITFKL, encoded by the coding sequence ATGGTTGAAAAATTTTGGCAGACTAAAACACTCGCTAAAATGACAGAAGCAGAATGGGAATCACTCTGCGATGGATGTGGTAAGTGTTGTTTACATAAAATAATTGAAGATGAATCAGAAGAAATTCATTTTACCAATGTTGCTTGTGAACTATTAAACACGAAAACATGTCGCTGTAAGAAATATGAAAAGCGATTTAAATACGTTTCAGACTGCTTTAAAGTCACACTTGATGACATTGAGGCATTTCACTGGTTACCTGAAACATGTGCTTACAAGCGTCTTTTAGAAGGCAATGATATACCAGAATGGCATCCACTACTGACTGGCAGCCAATCAGAGATGCACAAATTAGGGTATTCAATTCGTGGTAAGGCGGTTGCTGAATCACAAGCTGGTGATTTAGAAGATCATATTATTACGTTTAAATTATAA
- a CDS encoding DUF2492 family protein gives MSESVHGREVVALLAATPAGMSEVALLALITQAYPLNLFHTCKVKGMNKNQILVNMMTKGRIVESDGILTAQTSCGCKKN, from the coding sequence ATGTCTGAATCTGTTCACGGTAGAGAAGTTGTTGCACTATTAGCAGCAACGCCAGCTGGTATGAGTGAAGTGGCGTTACTTGCATTAATCACGCAAGCGTACCCACTCAATTTATTCCATACATGCAAAGTTAAAGGCATGAATAAAAACCAAATCTTAGTAAATATGATGACGAAAGGTCGTATTGTCGAGTCAGATGGTATTTTAACTGCTCAAACAAGTTGTGGTTGTAAAAAAAACTAA
- the radA gene encoding DNA repair protein RadA produces the protein MAKTPKTKVSFLCSECGANFPRWQGQCNACKAWNTLAEFKEASLPSQQRMIASQGGYAGTLGNTVKKMSEVSHVELNKIDTQIGELDRVLGNGLTVGSIVLISGDPGAGKTTILTQLCANLSKQMVSMYCTAEESLEQFKSRAIERLKIDFIEDNLLLMSEYIVSNIMERALEAKVKFLIIDSIQALESEHCNGSAGSVSQVKGCAQELSRFSKQHGITLIIIGHVTKGSDLAGPKTLEHIVDTLLHIEVNDSIIRTIRASKNRFGDVDQVGIFQMHSKGMLSVDNPSKLFLSGADENVAGSAITCIRDGNRNLLLEVQCLVSECEAENQQRVSIGLSFNRLKMITAVLRKHGRIKLFHDVYVNLVGGLKLPETDTSADLAIAASLISSLNDKEMSRKHCFMGEISLSGEVRPINGGVPRVNEAIKHGFEVIYIPKANYHKSMEVNGAKIIQIEKIGDLLEALN, from the coding sequence ATGGCTAAAACACCTAAAACTAAAGTAAGTTTCCTCTGTTCTGAATGTGGCGCTAATTTTCCGCGCTGGCAAGGACAATGTAATGCCTGTAAAGCTTGGAATACCCTCGCTGAATTTAAAGAAGCCAGCCTACCAAGTCAGCAGCGCATGATTGCATCCCAAGGTGGTTACGCTGGAACGCTCGGTAACACCGTTAAAAAGATGTCTGAAGTATCACATGTTGAATTAAACAAGATTGATACTCAGATAGGTGAATTAGACCGCGTGCTCGGTAACGGCCTCACAGTAGGTTCAATCGTGCTAATCTCTGGTGACCCTGGTGCAGGTAAAACAACGATACTCACTCAGCTGTGCGCAAACTTAAGTAAACAAATGGTTTCCATGTATTGCACCGCCGAAGAAAGTCTTGAGCAATTCAAAAGTCGTGCAATTGAACGTTTGAAGATCGATTTCATTGAAGATAACTTGCTACTGATGTCTGAATACATAGTGTCAAACATCATGGAACGCGCGCTAGAGGCGAAAGTTAAATTCCTTATCATTGACTCGATTCAAGCACTTGAAAGCGAACATTGTAACGGCAGCGCGGGTTCTGTTAGCCAAGTAAAAGGTTGCGCGCAGGAGTTAAGCAGATTTTCCAAACAACACGGTATTACCTTGATCATTATTGGTCACGTGACAAAAGGCAGTGATCTAGCGGGTCCTAAGACCTTAGAGCATATTGTTGATACCCTGCTCCACATTGAAGTTAACGACAGTATTATTCGAACTATCCGTGCGAGTAAAAACCGTTTTGGTGACGTTGACCAAGTTGGTATCTTCCAGATGCACAGTAAAGGTATGTTGTCGGTGGATAACCCAAGTAAGTTGTTCCTATCAGGTGCTGACGAAAATGTTGCCGGCTCTGCGATTACCTGTATTCGCGATGGTAATCGTAACTTGCTACTCGAAGTACAGTGCTTAGTGTCAGAATGTGAAGCTGAAAATCAACAACGTGTCAGTATTGGCCTGAGCTTTAACCGTCTTAAAATGATCACTGCAGTGCTGCGTAAACACGGACGTATTAAATTGTTTCATGACGTCTACGTTAACTTAGTAGGTGGTCTGAAATTACCCGAAACGGATACCAGTGCTGATTTAGCCATCGCAGCATCCCTTATTAGTTCGCTAAATGACAAGGAAATGTCCCGTAAACATTGTTTTATGGGTGAGATTTCGTTAAGCGGTGAAGTAAGACCGATTAATGGTGGTGTGCCACGTGTAAACGAAGCGATTAAGCATGGCTTTGAGGTGATATATATTCCAAAGGCTAATTATCACAAATCGATGGAAGTAAATGGCGCTAAAATAATACAAATTGAAAAGATCGGTGATTTGTTAGAAGCCCTTAACTAG
- a CDS encoding threonine/serine ThrE exporter family protein yields the protein MHSQTYKLQINFIIKLGLALHRCGATSYRIENHLMNLAKFWNIEASFLVTPTAFTFIFSSNPDDQHTHIVRVQPSGNDLGKLAAIDEIVEKVVDSQVTLDQAMELLIEAKQQPSFYGVKTEALGWCVTGGAFAMLLSSSSLDIISSFLFSFLVFILYKLSANSPRLASIVEFFAPFISAILACFIASLDIHINVPFVILSSVIIFIPGLALTVALSEIVNKDLVSGTSKLVDATMLLFKLYFGALLGITIGNLIWTLDPLVLDMSYALPDWKNYIAVVTLSTGLVVAFNVHKSDMLWGIAAGLIAYVVSTVAAQYLGFTLGTFVGSFAAGLFSNIYAIIKNRPASIVLIQGIVLLVPGSRTYMDLNTYISGHEIINNINDSGFVFMIFIAILAGMILANAVLPAKKSL from the coding sequence ATGCACAGTCAAACTTATAAACTGCAAATCAATTTTATTATTAAACTTGGACTTGCATTACATCGTTGCGGCGCAACGAGTTACCGAATTGAAAATCACCTAATGAATTTGGCTAAATTCTGGAATATTGAAGCAAGTTTTCTTGTTACACCAACGGCTTTTACCTTCATTTTTTCAAGTAACCCTGATGATCAACACACACATATTGTACGGGTTCAGCCATCTGGCAATGATCTTGGTAAATTAGCAGCGATCGATGAAATCGTTGAAAAGGTAGTTGACTCGCAAGTCACACTCGACCAAGCAATGGAACTATTAATCGAGGCTAAACAACAGCCTAGTTTTTATGGTGTCAAAACGGAAGCGCTAGGTTGGTGTGTCACCGGTGGTGCGTTTGCAATGCTGTTGTCCTCTTCAAGCTTAGATATAATTAGCTCGTTCCTATTCTCGTTCTTAGTCTTTATCTTATACAAATTATCGGCAAACTCACCCCGACTCGCATCGATTGTAGAGTTTTTCGCCCCATTTATTTCAGCCATATTAGCGTGTTTCATTGCTAGTCTCGATATACATATCAACGTCCCGTTTGTCATCTTGTCATCGGTGATCATTTTCATTCCAGGCTTGGCACTAACGGTCGCGTTAAGTGAAATAGTCAATAAAGATTTAGTCTCAGGTACATCAAAGTTAGTTGATGCTACGATGCTATTATTCAAACTTTATTTTGGGGCGTTATTAGGTATCACTATAGGTAACTTAATCTGGACACTTGACCCACTTGTTTTAGATATGAGCTATGCCCTCCCTGATTGGAAAAACTACATCGCTGTTGTCACGCTGTCTACAGGCCTCGTAGTGGCCTTTAATGTGCATAAATCAGATATGCTTTGGGGCATTGCAGCCGGGCTTATCGCCTATGTGGTGAGTACTGTAGCTGCACAATATCTAGGCTTTACGCTTGGTACCTTTGTTGGATCATTTGCAGCCGGTTTATTTAGTAATATTTATGCCATTATTAAAAACAGACCAGCATCAATTGTATTAATACAAGGTATCGTCTTGTTAGTACCTGGTAGTCGTACCTATATGGATTTAAACACTTATATATCCGGGCATGAAATAATAAATAACATCAATGACAGTGGTTTTGTCTTTATGATCTTCATTGCGATCCTTGCGGGCATGATTTTAGCGAATGCTGTTTTACCTGCGAAGAAAAGTTTGTAA
- a CDS encoding phasin-related domain-containing protein gives MSKVITAAKQVWSAKDQITRNIWLAGLGAYDKGYESASNTVTKSQSIFDELVERGRKLEDETTLTFSTQKDKLASASQNATDALQGKVHSAVTSLTHIDANAFDNIINKIEQIELALADAKQQPVDAAAEVEAVQEVIANVEVAVTEKVTAVAAEVTSVVENVAEAVSEAVKQSAPVVEKAADAVSDVVTQAAPVVESVTNAVKAVAKPVVVEATEVAEKIVAVKPTTKKVSNRRVKKTVAKKK, from the coding sequence ATGTCTAAAGTAATTACTGCAGCAAAACAAGTATGGTCTGCTAAAGATCAAATTACACGTAATATCTGGCTAGCTGGTCTAGGTGCCTATGATAAAGGTTATGAATCTGCATCGAACACTGTGACAAAAAGCCAGTCAATCTTTGATGAACTTGTTGAGCGAGGCCGCAAATTAGAAGACGAGACAACGCTGACATTCTCGACTCAAAAAGATAAATTGGCATCTGCAAGCCAGAATGCTACAGATGCATTACAGGGCAAAGTACATAGCGCAGTAACAAGTTTGACGCATATCGATGCGAATGCATTTGATAATATTATTAATAAAATAGAGCAAATCGAACTTGCATTGGCTGACGCTAAACAGCAGCCAGTAGATGCAGCTGCGGAAGTCGAAGCTGTACAAGAAGTGATCGCTAATGTTGAAGTTGCAGTGACAGAAAAAGTGACAGCCGTTGCAGCTGAAGTAACGTCTGTAGTAGAGAATGTTGCTGAAGCTGTATCTGAGGCAGTAAAGCAATCTGCACCAGTTGTTGAAAAAGCGGCTGATGCCGTGTCTGATGTTGTAACTCAAGCAGCGCCAGTTGTCGAAAGTGTGACGAATGCAGTAAAAGCGGTGGCGAAACCTGTTGTCGTTGAAGCGACAGAAGTAGCTGAAAAAATCGTAGCTGTTAAGCCAACGACTAAAAAAGTATCAAATCGTCGTGTAAAAAAAACAGTCGCAAAGAAAAAGTAA
- the cobB gene encoding Sir2 family NAD+-dependent deacetylase, whose translation MFDTYNNIVILTGSGISAESGIETFRASDGLWAKHHIDDIATLDGYRRDPELVYSFYNQRFNQLSLPSIQPNDAHVALAELQKNYTGSVTIVTQNIDNLHERGGAHSIIHMHGELVKARCEKTQKLFSYKQLSKTLKCPCCKVQGNLRPHVVWFNEMPLFMNDIYKALSDADLFIAIGTSGSVYPAADFVNEANKACAHTIEINLDATHISDNFKEHRVGKATEEVRELVEELMARDKQFF comes from the coding sequence ATGTTTGACACCTATAACAACATAGTCATCCTCACTGGTTCTGGTATTTCAGCTGAGTCCGGTATTGAGACATTCCGTGCAAGTGATGGTTTATGGGCTAAACATCATATTGATGACATAGCAACTCTAGACGGTTACCGTAGAGATCCTGAGTTAGTTTATAGTTTTTATAATCAAAGGTTTAACCAATTATCCTTGCCAAGTATTCAACCAAATGATGCACATGTCGCATTGGCTGAATTACAAAAGAATTATACCGGTAGTGTCACGATCGTTACCCAGAATATCGATAACCTGCATGAACGAGGTGGTGCACACAGTATCATTCATATGCATGGCGAATTAGTCAAAGCACGCTGCGAAAAAACTCAAAAATTGTTCTCGTATAAGCAATTGAGTAAAACGTTGAAATGTCCATGCTGTAAAGTGCAGGGCAACCTGCGTCCGCATGTTGTGTGGTTTAACGAAATGCCCCTCTTTATGAATGATATCTACAAAGCATTGAGTGATGCCGATCTTTTTATTGCCATTGGCACATCTGGATCTGTTTATCCTGCGGCTGACTTCGTTAATGAAGCGAATAAAGCATGCGCGCACACGATCGAAATCAATCTTGATGCCACCCATATCTCTGATAATTTTAAAGAGCATCGAGTAGGTAAAGCGACAGAAGAAGTAAGAGAATTGGTTGAAGAGTTAATGGCTCGCGATAAACAATTTTTCTAA